A region from the Prevotella melaninogenica genome encodes:
- a CDS encoding IS1634 family transposase: MHANVQTRFNPATGDMAPYYRIKESYRDVQGHVHSLILLNIGFEPSLTAVQVRKIAYALTERFKNRSTPSLFKEHLDGLTPIEQAKADEWWSRMEKEGGIDRFNKEEQKSLRKYENYVDLETAKYTDARNVGAEWLCKQTIDKLQLEGFLRRNGWTENTIHTALSALIVRTVYAVSERSSYYYLRDNSAAGELYSGVPGWTPGINSLYKVTDKLYELKEQLERHLCNVTDDLFKIDNKLMLFDLTNFYFEGSKRNSNKAKFGRSKEKRSDCKLLVLALCINKEGFIRYSSILEGNTADPKSLPDMIDTLAKRKPSRTKDTLVVMDAGVATEENLELIKRKGYNYLCVSRTKMKDYTLSDDNRSVTVMDARRQKITLKEVKTEDDKDYYLEITSPSKAMTESSMNRVWRERFEMELQRINDGISKKGGTKTFEKVVERTGRAIQKYPSIAKFYQMSYIKDEKKPKQMLRIDWEIKDLSAMESGHGVYFLRSNVRALDERVTWEYYNLIREIECTNRQLKNDLNLRPIYHQKDERSDAHLFFGLLAYWVVNTIRCQLKREGESCYWTEIVRRMSTQKLVTTKGKNPLGENIEMRQCSSPSKQAKQIYDKLNLKHSPYKKNKICRTQSP, from the coding sequence ATGCACGCAAATGTACAGACACGATTCAACCCTGCAACAGGCGACATGGCTCCTTATTATCGCATCAAGGAGTCATATCGTGACGTGCAGGGTCATGTACATTCGCTAATTTTGTTGAACATCGGTTTTGAACCTTCACTTACTGCCGTACAGGTTCGAAAAATTGCATACGCACTTACCGAACGCTTCAAAAACAGAAGTACACCCTCGCTTTTCAAGGAACATCTTGACGGACTTACTCCTATTGAACAGGCAAAGGCTGACGAATGGTGGAGCCGTATGGAGAAAGAAGGTGGAATCGATAGGTTTAACAAGGAAGAGCAGAAGTCGCTGAGAAAATATGAGAACTACGTTGACCTTGAGACGGCAAAATATACTGACGCAAGGAATGTCGGTGCTGAGTGGCTCTGCAAGCAGACGATAGACAAGCTGCAATTAGAGGGTTTCCTGCGCAGAAATGGCTGGACGGAGAATACGATACACACGGCTTTGTCAGCATTGATAGTTCGCACAGTATATGCAGTTTCTGAACGTTCGTCTTATTATTATTTGCGCGATAACTCAGCTGCTGGTGAACTTTATAGTGGAGTTCCTGGCTGGACACCAGGAATCAATTCTCTGTATAAAGTCACTGACAAATTATATGAACTAAAGGAACAGTTAGAGCGTCATCTGTGCAACGTTACTGACGACCTCTTTAAGATAGACAACAAGTTGATGCTCTTCGACTTAACCAACTTCTATTTCGAGGGCAGCAAGCGTAACAGCAACAAGGCCAAGTTCGGCCGGTCAAAAGAAAAACGCTCTGACTGTAAGCTACTTGTACTTGCACTATGTATCAATAAAGAAGGTTTTATACGTTATTCTTCTATCTTGGAGGGTAATACAGCAGACCCCAAGTCTCTGCCCGATATGATTGACACGCTGGCAAAGAGGAAGCCATCACGGACAAAGGATACGCTCGTTGTCATGGATGCAGGTGTTGCCACGGAAGAGAACTTGGAGCTGATTAAAAGAAAAGGTTACAATTATCTCTGCGTATCTCGTACGAAAATGAAGGACTATACACTCAGTGATGATAACAGGAGTGTTACGGTAATGGATGCCCGTCGGCAGAAGATAACGCTGAAAGAGGTTAAGACAGAGGATGACAAGGATTATTATCTCGAAATAACATCTCCTTCGAAAGCTATGACAGAGTCGTCCATGAACAGGGTCTGGAGAGAGCGTTTTGAGATGGAACTGCAGAGAATAAACGATGGAATCTCCAAGAAAGGTGGAACGAAAACCTTTGAAAAGGTTGTTGAACGTACAGGACGTGCCATACAGAAGTACCCATCTATAGCGAAGTTCTATCAGATGAGCTACATAAAAGATGAGAAGAAACCCAAGCAGATGCTGCGCATAGACTGGGAGATAAAAGACCTCTCGGCAATGGAATCTGGTCACGGAGTATACTTCCTTCGCAGCAATGTCAGGGCACTTGATGAGCGCGTGACATGGGAATACTACAATCTCATTCGTGAGATAGAATGCACGAACAGGCAACTAAAGAATGATCTCAACCTCCGTCCTATCTATCATCAGAAAGATGAGAGAAGCGACGCACACCTCTTCTTCGGTTTATTAGCCTATTGGGTGGTAAACACCATCCGTTGTCAATTAAAACGAGAAGGAGAATCCTGTTACTGGACCGAGATTGTACGACGTATGAGCACCCAGAAGCTCGTCACAACAAAAGGGAAGAATCCATTAGGTGAGAACATCGAGATGCGCCAATGTAGTAGTCCTTCGAAGCAAGCAAAACAGATATACGATAAGCTGAACTTAAAACACTCACCATACAAAAAGAATAAAATTTGTAGGACACAGAGCCCATAA
- a CDS encoding TIGR00730 family Rossman fold protein yields the protein MNIAVFCSANNNIDPDYFRAAEVLGRWIGANGHTLVYGGGNSGLMECIGKAVHEAGGRTVGVIPRIMEEGRRVSDYVDVEIPCEDLSDRKAIMMERSDEFYALPGGIGTIDEVFTVASAATIGYHHKKVTLCNVKGFWDSLITLLNDHQQKGMIRGEYHDYIEIKSIDDFNR from the coding sequence ATGAATATAGCAGTATTTTGTTCGGCAAACAATAACATTGATCCCGACTACTTCCGTGCTGCGGAAGTGTTGGGACGATGGATTGGGGCGAATGGTCACACCCTTGTCTATGGTGGGGGCAATAGCGGTCTGATGGAATGTATCGGTAAGGCGGTGCATGAAGCAGGCGGACGCACTGTCGGAGTCATTCCTCGCATTATGGAAGAAGGACGCAGGGTGAGTGATTATGTTGACGTAGAAATCCCTTGTGAAGACCTATCGGATCGTAAAGCAATCATGATGGAACGTTCTGATGAGTTCTATGCACTACCTGGAGGTATTGGAACAATTGACGAAGTCTTTACTGTTGCATCAGCTGCTACTATTGGTTATCACCACAAGAAGGTCACACTCTGCAATGTAAAAGGTTTTTGGGATAGTCTAATAACCCTACTAAATGACCACCAGCAAAAAGGTATGATACGTGGTGAATACCACGATTATATAGAGATAAAGAGTATCGACGACTTTAATAGATAA
- a CDS encoding DUF4625 domain-containing protein — protein sequence MKKILFSLTTAIVLFGAVACSSNDDTVKDTAKPVITDEGITANPVDCQVYNRGESISFRYRFTDNQELGNYNLEIHNNFDHHTHGTQGQSCELDQKKEATKNAFYYNKDFSIPSGSKAYDASQEIKIPATAEPGDYHFVIRVTDQTGNQQIRAMAIKIK from the coding sequence ATGAAAAAAATCTTATTCAGTTTAACAACCGCCATAGTTCTATTTGGAGCAGTTGCTTGTTCAAGTAACGATGACACTGTAAAAGATACAGCGAAACCTGTTATCACTGACGAGGGTATCACAGCCAACCCAGTAGATTGCCAAGTCTATAATCGCGGTGAAAGTATCTCTTTCCGCTATCGATTCACTGACAATCAAGAATTAGGGAACTATAATCTTGAGATACATAACAACTTTGACCACCACACACATGGCACACAGGGACAATCATGTGAGTTAGACCAAAAGAAAGAAGCTACAAAGAATGCATTCTATTATAACAAGGACTTCTCAATCCCAAGTGGTAGTAAAGCATACGATGCAAGTCAAGAGATAAAAATTCCTGCTACTGCTGAACCAGGTGATTATCACTTCGTTATACGTGTTACAGACCAAACGGGAAATCAACAGATACGTGCAATGGCTATAAAGATTAAATAA
- a CDS encoding M16 family metallopeptidase — protein sequence MTRYQTAVLENGLRIIALPTTSPVVYCGYQVNVGTANELPNEEGIAHFCEHVTFKGTTRRTAIDVIQCLEQVGGDLNAFTTKTDTVYYSVILKDHLPRAIDLLTDIVFHSTYPQKEINKEVEVICDEIESYNDSPAELIYDEFENIIFRGHPLGHSILGTAERVRNFTTKDALRFTQKYYNPMNSVFFVYGDIGFDHLISLLEKENNSKVKMKGETEKPVETALPPLKEYQPQIVKIDKQTHQAHVMIGNRAYSIHDKRRMALYLLNNILGGPGMSARLNLALRERRGLVYTVDSSMVSYPSTGIWGIYFGCDADDLDECMQLVRVELDRFMSVPLTADELSVAKQQIKGQIGIACDNRENLALDFGKGFLHYGWKKDITALYRNIDAITAEEIQAVAGELFPEERLTKLIYI from the coding sequence ATGACAAGATATCAAACTGCAGTTTTAGAGAATGGACTACGTATCATAGCCCTTCCAACGACCTCACCAGTGGTCTATTGTGGCTATCAAGTCAACGTCGGGACAGCCAACGAACTACCTAACGAGGAAGGGATAGCTCATTTCTGTGAGCACGTTACTTTTAAGGGTACCACTCGGCGCACGGCAATAGATGTAATCCAATGTCTTGAACAAGTGGGTGGTGACCTCAATGCTTTTACAACAAAGACCGATACGGTTTATTATTCAGTCATTCTGAAGGACCATCTCCCACGTGCGATAGACCTTCTGACGGATATTGTTTTCCATAGCACCTACCCACAAAAGGAGATTAACAAAGAGGTGGAAGTAATCTGTGACGAGATAGAATCTTATAACGATAGCCCAGCAGAATTGATTTATGACGAATTTGAGAATATCATCTTCCGAGGACATCCTTTAGGGCATAGTATTCTTGGCACAGCAGAACGTGTTAGAAACTTCACTACAAAGGATGCACTCCGCTTCACTCAGAAATACTATAACCCGATGAATTCGGTGTTTTTTGTTTATGGAGATATAGGTTTCGACCATCTCATTAGCCTATTAGAGAAAGAAAACAACTCAAAGGTAAAGATGAAAGGTGAAACCGAAAAGCCTGTAGAAACAGCCCTTCCTCCATTGAAAGAATATCAGCCTCAAATAGTAAAGATTGACAAACAAACCCATCAGGCTCACGTAATGATTGGTAATCGTGCTTACAGTATCCACGACAAACGACGTATGGCACTCTACTTGCTCAATAACATCTTAGGCGGACCAGGGATGAGTGCCCGCCTCAACCTTGCACTGCGCGAACGTAGAGGACTTGTTTATACGGTAGACAGTTCAATGGTAAGCTATCCTTCAACAGGTATTTGGGGAATTTACTTTGGCTGTGATGCTGATGATTTAGACGAATGTATGCAACTTGTACGTGTTGAACTCGACCGTTTCATGTCCGTTCCTTTGACGGCTGACGAGTTATCAGTAGCCAAGCAACAGATAAAAGGACAGATCGGCATAGCTTGTGATAACCGTGAAAACCTCGCATTAGACTTTGGTAAAGGTTTCCTACACTATGGTTGGAAGAAAGATATCACTGCACTTTATCGCAATATTGATGCCATTACGGCTGAAGAGATACAAGCGGTTGCTGGCGAACTCTTCCCAGAAGAGCGACTTACAAAGTTGATTTACATATAA
- a CDS encoding FprA family A-type flavoprotein, with translation MIEIADKVYYVGVNDRNKNLFEGLWPLPNGVSYNSYLIDDEKVCLIDTVEVDFFTQFIEKLREVLGDRQIDYLVINHMEPDHSGSLALLRKYYPNIQVLGNKKTFDMMSGFYGVKENTIEVKNGEELSLGNHTLQFFMTPMVHWPETMMTLCKGELSHLFTGDAFGCFGALNGGFIDQEIDTDWCWLEMVRYYSNIVGKYGTPVQNALKKLAGIHIDYICSTHGPVWHKYVDKVVGLYDRMSKYETEPGLVICYGTMYGNTERMAEQIARSASLAGVKNIRLYNVSKTHHSYILQDIFRFRGLIVGAPTYNAGLYHEMDVLLQEVANRDIKNHLIGWFGSYSWASKAVAAIGEWNENHLHFEKVGEPVEMKQALTPEIKEECNRLGREMAAKLLGE, from the coding sequence ATGATAGAAATTGCTGATAAAGTTTATTACGTAGGAGTTAACGACCGTAACAAGAACCTCTTTGAGGGATTATGGCCGCTGCCTAATGGCGTTAGCTATAATTCTTATCTTATTGACGATGAGAAGGTTTGCCTTATCGATACAGTTGAAGTTGACTTCTTTACACAATTTATAGAGAAACTACGTGAGGTGTTGGGTGACCGACAGATTGATTACCTGGTCATCAATCACATGGAGCCTGACCACTCTGGTTCACTTGCCTTGCTCCGTAAATATTATCCTAACATTCAGGTTCTTGGCAATAAGAAGACCTTTGATATGATGTCTGGTTTCTATGGCGTTAAGGAGAATACTATCGAAGTCAAAAATGGCGAAGAGTTGAGTTTAGGTAATCATACCCTGCAGTTCTTTATGACTCCAATGGTTCACTGGCCAGAAACGATGATGACACTTTGTAAAGGCGAGCTTTCTCACCTCTTTACAGGCGATGCTTTCGGCTGTTTTGGTGCATTAAATGGCGGATTCATCGATCAGGAAATTGATACAGATTGGTGCTGGTTGGAGATGGTTCGTTACTATTCTAACATTGTTGGGAAGTACGGAACACCTGTTCAGAACGCATTGAAGAAGCTTGCTGGTATCCATATCGACTATATCTGCTCTACTCATGGACCAGTATGGCACAAGTATGTTGACAAGGTTGTTGGACTCTACGACCGTATGTCTAAGTATGAGACAGAGCCAGGTTTGGTTATTTGCTATGGTACAATGTATGGCAATACTGAGCGTATGGCAGAACAGATTGCACGTTCAGCGTCTCTTGCTGGTGTAAAGAACATCCGCCTATACAACGTTTCTAAGACTCATCATAGTTATATTCTCCAGGACATCTTCCGCTTCCGCGGCTTGATTGTTGGTGCTCCTACTTATAATGCAGGACTCTATCATGAGATGGATGTACTCTTGCAGGAGGTTGCTAACCGCGATATCAAGAATCACCTTATTGGTTGGTTCGGTTCTTATTCATGGGCTTCAAAAGCTGTTGCAGCCATCGGTGAATGGAATGAAAATCACCTCCACTTCGAGAAGGTAGGCGAACCTGTAGAGATGAAACAGGCACTCACTCCTGAGATTAAAGAAGAGTGCAACCGCTTAGGACGCGAAATGGCAGCTAAACTCTTAGGAGAATAG
- a CDS encoding carbohydrate kinase family protein encodes MRKVIGIGETVLDIIFKDNKPVEAVPGGSTFNAITSLGRCGVNASFISEAGNDHVGKYIIDFLKNNGVNADNVSTFPDSKSPVSLAFLNEKNDAEYIFYKDHPHDQLEFTFPDIQPDDIVLFSSFYAVNPVIRPQVVGLLDYARSHGAIIYYDVNFRPAHKDEVIRITPNLIENLDYADIVRGSHEDFATIYKKEDADKVYNAEISFYCKQFIYTQGSQPVEVRCGKEIKKSYPVLDTDVVSTIGAGDNFNAGFIFGMLKYGITHADLEKGLSEEQWDKLIHYALAFSADCCKDIFNYVSKEFGEKMKEGAL; translated from the coding sequence ATGCGAAAAGTTATAGGTATAGGTGAAACCGTTTTAGACATCATCTTTAAGGATAATAAACCAGTTGAGGCAGTTCCAGGAGGTTCTACCTTTAATGCTATTACTTCATTAGGACGCTGCGGTGTCAATGCGTCGTTCATATCAGAAGCTGGTAATGACCATGTCGGGAAATATATTATTGATTTCTTAAAGAACAATGGTGTGAATGCTGACAATGTTTCAACCTTTCCTGACTCTAAATCACCTGTTTCATTGGCTTTTCTCAATGAGAAGAATGATGCTGAATATATCTTCTATAAAGATCATCCTCACGACCAGTTAGAATTTACCTTTCCTGATATACAACCCGATGATATCGTGCTTTTTAGTTCCTTCTATGCGGTGAATCCAGTAATTCGTCCGCAAGTAGTAGGGCTGCTTGACTATGCTCGTTCACATGGCGCAATCATCTACTATGATGTTAATTTCCGTCCTGCGCATAAGGATGAGGTTATCAGGATTACGCCTAATCTAATTGAGAACCTTGATTATGCTGATATCGTTCGTGGAAGTCACGAGGACTTTGCTACAATATACAAGAAGGAAGATGCTGACAAGGTTTATAATGCAGAGATATCCTTCTATTGTAAGCAATTCATCTATACGCAGGGTAGTCAGCCTGTAGAAGTGCGCTGTGGAAAGGAAATAAAGAAGTCATATCCAGTACTTGACACAGATGTTGTCAGTACAATAGGTGCTGGTGACAACTTTAATGCTGGTTTCATCTTCGGTATGTTGAAGTACGGAATTACTCACGCTGATCTCGAAAAAGGTTTGTCAGAGGAGCAGTGGGATAAACTCATCCACTATGCGTTGGCGTTTTCTGCAGATTGCTGCAAGGACATCTTCAACTATGTAAGCAAAGAGTTTGGTGAGAAGATGAAAGAGGGGGCTTTATAA
- a CDS encoding NAD(P)/FAD-dependent oxidoreductase, producing MKANIERTEKKRIVIVGGGLGGIELAFKLVGGDYQVVLVDKNNYHQFPPLIYQVASGGLEPSSISFPFRRLFQGRKDFFFRMAEVKSVDSVKKTINTTVGEIEYDYLVLAFGAKTNFFGNKDIEATTLPMKSVSEAMRLRNTILRNLELALTEEDPVRKQALMNIVVVGGGASGVEISGAVAEMKKNIIARDYPDLDSSQMHIYLVNAGDRLLASMDPISSKRAERDLKELHVHIRQPQFATEYKDGILKTSAGLEIPSQTVIWVSGICANAIEGLPAESIGHGGRLLTDRFCRVKGVKDIYAIGDLSLVEGDEEYPLGHPQLAQVAMQQAKTVAKNFKAISKGKESKPFRYKNLGVMATIGRNHAVAEISGKKFGGFPAWALWLVVHLRSILGVKNKTFILLNWVWNYINYKQSLRLILKAK from the coding sequence ATGAAAGCGAACATTGAACGCACAGAAAAAAAGAGAATCGTCATCGTTGGTGGTGGACTGGGAGGCATAGAATTGGCTTTCAAGTTAGTAGGTGGTGATTATCAAGTTGTATTGGTTGATAAAAACAACTATCACCAGTTCCCTCCACTAATTTATCAGGTTGCATCAGGTGGTCTTGAACCGAGTAGTATCTCCTTTCCTTTCCGTCGACTATTCCAGGGACGGAAGGATTTCTTCTTCCGTATGGCAGAGGTAAAGTCGGTGGATTCGGTTAAAAAGACCATCAACACGACGGTAGGCGAGATTGAATACGACTATCTTGTATTGGCTTTTGGTGCAAAGACAAACTTCTTCGGCAACAAGGACATTGAGGCTACCACACTCCCGATGAAATCGGTCAGTGAGGCAATGCGACTCCGTAACACCATTCTGCGTAATTTAGAACTTGCGCTGACAGAGGAAGACCCAGTACGCAAACAAGCCTTGATGAATATTGTCGTTGTAGGAGGTGGTGCATCAGGCGTGGAGATTTCTGGTGCTGTGGCTGAGATGAAGAAGAATATCATAGCCCGTGATTACCCTGACCTTGACTCTTCACAAATGCATATCTATCTTGTGAATGCAGGCGACCGCCTTCTTGCGAGTATGGACCCTATTTCGTCAAAGCGTGCAGAACGCGACCTAAAAGAGTTACACGTACATATCCGCCAACCACAGTTTGCAACAGAATATAAAGATGGTATACTGAAGACAAGTGCTGGCTTGGAGATTCCTTCACAGACGGTTATATGGGTGAGTGGTATTTGTGCAAACGCTATCGAAGGTCTTCCTGCGGAGAGCATCGGACATGGAGGTAGACTGCTGACCGACCGCTTCTGTCGGGTGAAAGGCGTTAAAGATATCTATGCTATTGGCGATTTGAGTCTTGTTGAAGGCGATGAAGAATACCCACTCGGTCATCCACAGTTGGCACAAGTAGCAATGCAGCAGGCAAAGACCGTTGCAAAGAACTTCAAAGCCATTTCTAAAGGTAAGGAATCAAAGCCTTTTAGATATAAGAATCTCGGTGTAATGGCAACAATTGGGCGCAACCATGCTGTTGCAGAAATCTCTGGAAAGAAGTTCGGTGGCTTCCCAGCTTGGGCACTGTGGCTCGTTGTTCACCTTCGTTCTATCCTCGGCGTGAAGAACAAGACGTTTATTCTGCTCAACTGGGTATGGAACTATATTAATTATAAGCAGAGTCTGCGTTTGATACTGAAAGCAAAATAA
- a CDS encoding copper resistance protein NlpE N-terminal domain-containing protein, with product MKKIMFMVAACAAMVACNNGKTTANNEGADSAVQDSAVAGDSAVYEGLTPAADVAGIKYRVALAKDSTNGFSVSESYMKSDTEADTVYNYTGKYQVVEKDVKGKKNTYYQFELGKDNKTNFLVVNDSTLRLVNSDFEEPAVNTKDMNYDLKLK from the coding sequence ATGAAAAAAATTATGTTTATGGTAGCTGCTTGTGCAGCTATGGTAGCTTGTAATAATGGCAAGACTACTGCAAACAACGAGGGAGCAGATTCAGCAGTACAGGATTCAGCTGTAGCAGGTGACTCTGCCGTTTACGAGGGTTTGACACCTGCAGCTGACGTTGCTGGTATCAAGTATCGTGTTGCTTTGGCAAAGGATTCTACAAATGGTTTCAGCGTTTCTGAGTCTTACATGAAGTCAGATACTGAGGCTGACACTGTTTACAACTATACAGGTAAATATCAGGTTGTAGAGAAGGACGTTAAGGGTAAGAAGAATACCTACTACCAGTTCGAGTTGGGTAAGGATAATAAGACCAACTTCCTCGTAGTAAACGATTCTACACTTCGTCTTGTTAACTCTGACTTCGAGGAGCCAGCAGTTAATACAAAGGATATGAACTACGACTTGAAGTTGAAGTAA
- a CDS encoding glycoside hydrolase family 97 protein, with product MKKTNIALIGLLMGWASVANGQTVKSPNGNIAVSFSLTGNGIPTYEMIYKGKAVVKPSHLGLELAKNKHASKGMEETSLMDGFEKTGTKTTTFDETWKPVWGETATIRNHYNELEVDLNQPSSKRNIVIRFRVYDDGMGLRYEFPQQPELNYFIIKEEHTQFAMAGDHTAWWLPGDYDTQEQETQESKLSEIRKRFHDAVNWDNSSVAVFSDTGVQTSLQMKSTDGLYINIHEAACANYATMHLNLDDKTMTFESWLTPDATGLKGFMQTPCETPWRTVMVSDDARDMLANNLILNLNEPCKIEDTSWIHPTKYCGVWWEMIAGAKSWAYTDEFSSVKLGETDYAHAKPNGRHAANTANVKKYIDFAAANGLDQVLVEGWNIGWEDWFGHWKNYVFDFVTPYPDFDIKGLNEYAHSKGVKLMMHHETSSSTQNYERHMEKAFQLMNKYGYDAVKTGYVGDIIPRGDHHYSQSMNNHYLHVVKEAAKHHIMVNGHEATRPTGLCRTWPNLVGNESARGTEYEAFGGSDPNHTVILPFTRLQGGPMDYTPGILETQLSTWCDNKSYVHTTLVGQLALYLTMYSPLQMAADLPENYQKYNDAFQFIKDVACDWDDSRYLEAEPARYVTVARKAKGTNNWFVGGKTGIAPHLSVLKLDFLDKGRKYEATIYADAKDADYEKNPKGYTITKRTVKKGDVLKLQQVRGGGFAISLKAL from the coding sequence ATGAAGAAAACTAATATTGCTCTTATTGGGCTACTAATGGGATGGGCAAGCGTTGCCAACGGACAGACTGTAAAGTCTCCGAATGGTAATATTGCCGTGTCTTTCTCACTAACGGGAAACGGTATTCCTACTTATGAGATGATTTATAAGGGTAAGGCTGTTGTAAAGCCTTCGCACTTGGGTTTGGAATTGGCCAAGAACAAACATGCCAGCAAAGGCATGGAAGAAACCAGCCTTATGGACGGTTTCGAGAAGACAGGTACCAAGACAACAACTTTCGATGAGACTTGGAAACCTGTTTGGGGTGAAACTGCCACCATTCGTAACCATTATAACGAATTGGAAGTAGACCTCAATCAGCCAAGCAGCAAGCGTAACATTGTTATCCGTTTCCGTGTTTATGACGATGGAATGGGGCTTCGTTATGAATTCCCACAGCAGCCAGAACTGAACTACTTTATTATAAAGGAGGAACATACCCAGTTTGCTATGGCAGGCGATCACACCGCATGGTGGCTTCCTGGAGACTATGATACACAAGAGCAGGAAACACAGGAGTCAAAGCTTTCTGAGATTCGCAAGCGTTTCCATGATGCTGTAAACTGGGATAACTCATCAGTTGCTGTATTCTCAGATACTGGTGTACAAACTTCTTTGCAGATGAAGTCTACTGATGGCCTTTACATTAACATTCATGAAGCAGCATGTGCAAACTATGCTACAATGCACCTAAATCTTGACGACAAAACAATGACCTTTGAGTCATGGCTTACTCCTGATGCTACAGGTTTAAAGGGTTTCATGCAGACGCCTTGCGAAACACCTTGGCGTACGGTGATGGTGAGCGATGATGCACGTGATATGCTTGCCAATAATCTCATCCTCAATCTCAACGAACCATGTAAGATTGAAGATACCTCATGGATTCATCCGACAAAGTACTGTGGTGTTTGGTGGGAGATGATTGCTGGTGCTAAGTCTTGGGCTTATACGGATGAGTTCAGTTCTGTTAAGCTTGGTGAGACAGATTATGCACATGCAAAACCAAACGGACGTCACGCAGCCAACACTGCTAACGTGAAGAAATACATCGACTTTGCAGCTGCAAACGGCTTAGACCAGGTGTTGGTTGAGGGTTGGAATATTGGTTGGGAAGACTGGTTTGGTCATTGGAAGAACTACGTATTCGACTTCGTTACCCCTTATCCTGACTTTGATATTAAAGGCTTGAATGAGTATGCTCACTCTAAGGGAGTGAAGTTGATGATGCACCATGAGACTTCCTCAAGCACCCAAAATTATGAGCGTCACATGGAAAAAGCCTTCCAATTGATGAATAAATATGGTTATGATGCGGTGAAGACAGGCTATGTTGGCGATATTATTCCACGTGGCGACCACCATTATTCACAGTCAATGAACAATCACTATCTGCACGTTGTCAAAGAAGCTGCTAAGCATCACATCATGGTAAACGGTCATGAAGCAACTCGCCCTACAGGCCTTTGTCGTACATGGCCTAACCTTGTTGGTAATGAGTCAGCACGTGGAACAGAGTATGAAGCATTCGGTGGTAGTGATCCTAACCACACTGTTATCCTTCCATTTACTCGTCTTCAGGGCGGACCAATGGATTATACCCCTGGTATTCTTGAGACTCAGCTCTCAACATGGTGTGATAATAAGAGCTATGTACACACAACTCTCGTTGGACAGTTGGCACTCTATCTAACCATGTATAGCCCACTTCAGATGGCAGCCGACCTTCCAGAGAACTATCAAAAGTATAACGATGCTTTCCAATTCATTAAGGATGTAGCTTGCGACTGGGATGATAGCCGTTATCTTGAGGCGGAACCAGCACGCTACGTGACTGTTGCGCGTAAGGCAAAGGGTACTAATAACTGGTTTGTTGGTGGAAAGACTGGTATTGCACCACACCTCAGTGTTCTCAAACTCGACTTCCTCGACAAGGGTCGTAAGTATGAGGCAACCATCTATGCTGACGCTAAGGATGCCGATTACGAAAAGAATCCAAAGGGATATACCATTACGAAGCGTACTGTCAAGAAGGGCGATGTCCTCAAGCTCCAGCAGGTTCGCGGAGGTGGTTTTGCCATCAGCTTGAAAGCACTTTAA